From Ovis aries strain OAR_USU_Benz2616 breed Rambouillet chromosome 25, ARS-UI_Ramb_v3.0, whole genome shotgun sequence:
TCTACCCCCCAAACTCTAGGGAAGTTTTTCAAGCTAACAGGCTATTGCTGAACACAGCTGTGCTCAGCTTCACCTAAAAAAAAGTTGCCAACTTAAACTGTCAGCTTGAAATCTAAACAGATGTAGCCTATAAGCCAAAGTGATGATCTTGATACATATTCCACTTCTCTCAACACACTTGTCAGGATTCTCCTGCACCTTTTTACATAAAAGCCTCAGACTTAACTCCACCTCCAATTCAGCCAAACAAAGTACCCGCCAAAGAGCTACAATCTTACACTGTCTGCTCTCCCTGGAGTTCCCATTATGAAAGCCAGGTTGAGGCAAGAGTGACTTTAATACCAGTCCAGTCTTCCCGTAAAGACCAGAGGCACAGCTATCTGTTACTTTGAATCTGCTCCCTCCTGAAACTCAGATGTCCTTACCCTCACCAACTCCCCAGTTTAACATGGGTGAAAAGGACACACAAACCACAATCCTTGATACTCTACAAAAGTGTACCTCAAAGGGTGTTTGGAAATACACCATTATCAAAATAaactggtttttggttttttttttttttttccactcaccccatctccccatttttttttgttttttgaatgtataTTCTCGGTCCAACTCAAGAAtcgaagtgagtgaagtcactcagtcatctctgactctttgcgaccccatggacaagcctaccaggctcctccatggtcCAGacgagtactggaatgggttgccatcaaACTGGGCAATACAGGAATTTGAATTAAGACACAGTCCTACAGTCTCTCTCACCTTCTCACCCCTTAACCAAGTGACTCACTGTGGAGCCTAGGTATCTGGATTCTGTTACTTTATTGCCTTAGAATGCCTCAGCAAGGTTAAAAGAATTGGCCCATATGAAGAATATTTCAGTGCTAATTTCAAGTGATACTGATTATCTAATCCATGCATTAAAATCCTTTTGAGCACAACAgagtagggaaaaaaaagtttctcttaATGAGCTCATTATGCTCATTTAGTTAGATGGCAACTAGAAGTTAAGCCTTATCTTTATTTCAGCAgtcttatttctattttcattgttataaatatcctcaaattcttttgggaagtaGTCAAGATATAAATAGTAAATGGCATTCAAAATCTTACCCTCCTTTTCCTTGCATTCATCTTCTGCTTCGATTCTTTGACAAAGGCATTATAGGATGGGACCTCTCCAGCATCAATGGCTTGTTGAATAATGTGCCTTATCCTGGGTTCTTCTGTGTActgcacacacagcacagactCCATAATCTGATCCATGTCACCCTTGAAGTCCAGATAGGCCTGTTTAATATCAGTCAGCTCTTCTTCAGAACCTTTGTATGTCTTCTCAAAAGCCTGAATGTCTTCCAGAGATATCTGAACAAATGAGAGACACATGCTGTAACTTTGaatcagtttattttaaataactggaATACAAGAAAAAACTTAACTCAGGTTTCAAAATATTTCTCCCCAAATACAACAGCTGCTTGAGTTGAAACTGTTGCAAGGAAGCAAATTTTCTATGTTAAAGATTTTCTAGGGTTCTCCCTAGTCCAATCTTTAGAAATGCTAAGCTACACACCAGGAAAATTTAAGCGAAGTTTCCAAAGGTGAGAAGAGACCCAGAAAAATACTCAGGCCTTACACCTGGCTTcgtaaaataaacacatattataaaaaaatttaacgTCCCCTTTCACTCCACTCTACACCAACAGATAGTTAAAGGCCCATTTCATTAAGTGTGTGTATCTACGTATGTACATGCATGTGttataacacacatatatacatggttCAACAGAACGGTTAGATAAATTTGCCCTTCTTCAAAGAAGTGGGTCTCTCCTAAGGAATGTCTGTGTTGTGTGTGCGTTTATTAATATTTAGAGACCAAAAAATCCTCATCCTTAATAACACAAAACGCAAGGCCTTAGAGGCATTCAATAAAGGTTTGTTGAATGAGAAATGTTAACGGTCACAAGAAAATCTCCAGAGTTCTTTACCTTTTTAAAGAGTAATCTCCAATAGGCCTCCCAGTCCCGGTCTTGGCTGAGCACATCAGAATCCTCGTCCACTGTTCCCTGTTCATCGTATAATGTTCTCTGTTCTTTGTCACTCAGAACGGAGTAGACCTTCCCAAGGATCTGCGGGAAAGAGTACACTAAAATCACCCCTCCGCCTCTCACTGAAACCGCGCCGCGAGAAATAAAGATTAGAAAACGCCAGGCCGGGTTCGGCTCACTCCACTCCGGGAGAGGCCGGGCGGTCATAAGACGGAGCGAAGCCCGGGCGGCCGGTGGATAGAGTCTAGCGCACCTGGAAGCGGCGGGTGGCGTCTTCCTTGTCGCCCTCGCCCACCCGATCCGGGTGCACCTGCAGGGACACCTTGTGATAGCCGCGTCGGACCTCGCTGTCTGAGGCCTCGCGCCGCACGCCCAATACTTGGTAAAGGTCGGCGGTGCCGAATAGTTCTTCGCACAGTTCCAGAAGCCCCATGGTCGGCAGCGGTGCAAAGGGGCGGCGGGCTCAGCGAAAACACCTGAACCCAGCTACACTGAGTAAAGCTCAAGAGCGCCTACCTTTTCCCGCGCAAAAAGCCCGAGGCGCAAGCGTCACAAGAGGCGCCGGAAGAGGCGGGGCCACGACGCCGCACTTTACGGCCGTCGAGAAATGGGGGCGTGGCCAAGCTGGGGACGGCCAGGATTGAGGCGGTGAGTCTCCGAACACCGAAATCTCCTTCCACAAATTCTCTCAGCCTCGGCCATTCTCCCCTTACTCTGAAAACCTCATCTCTACCTTTTCCCCAATGTCCCAGCTCAGTTTATGCAACAATGTAAACGTTCATATTTGGTTGAATCTAGCGCTGCGTTCTGCTCTTTATTCCAGTAAAAAACAGCGTAACATCAGCATTTGGCAATCTCATGTGGTTTAAATTTGGGGATCACAAcagattgtggaaaattcttaacagagatgggaatatcagacaaccttacctgcctcctgagaaacctgtatgggcttccctgtagctcagacggtgaagaatcggcctgcaatggagacctgggttcgatagcccagtggggaagatccactggagacaggaatggcaacccactcctgtattcctgcctggagaattccatggaccgaacagaggggcctggcaggctacagcccatggagtagcagagtcagacaagactgagcgattaACTACACTACtacaagaagcaatagttagaaccagacgtggaacaatgggctggttccaaactgggaaaagagtcaGTCAAgactgtaaattgtcacccttatttaacttatatgcagagtaaatcatgcgaaatgctgggctggatgtatcacaagctggaatcaggactgcagggagaaatatcaaaaacctcagatatgtagagaacatcaccctaatagcagaaagtgaagaactaaagagtcacttgatgagggtgaaagagagtgaaaaagctggcttaaaactcaacgttcaaaaaaccaagataagacatccagtcccatcacttcatggcaaatagacagggaaaaaatagaaacagtgactgatttttttctttggctccaaaatcactgcaggtggtgactgtagccatacaattaaaagacgcttgctccttggaagaaaagctacgaaaaacctagacagtattaaaaaagctaagtgctgaagaattgatactttcaaactgtagtgctggagaagactcttgagagtcccttggacagcacggtgatcaaaccagtcaatcctagaggaaatcaaccctgaaaattcattggaaggactgatgctgaagtgccaattatttgaccacctgatgtgacgagccgacaaactggaaaagaccccaatgctgacAAAGATGGAGGgcatgaagagaagggaacaacagaggatgagatggttggatggcatcattgactcaacagacatgagtttgagcaaactctgggagatagtgaaggataggcatgctacagtgcatgaggtcgtgaagagtcggacacgactgagtgactgaagttgGGACTGCTAGGCAGGGACTTTCCCTTGAGCCCTACAATTTAAAAAACCTACAttaaacaaaaagcacaaaataccAGTCTTCTAAAAATTATCTAATTGATAGAACTTCTAGATTTGACTTTTTTTACAGAATCATTTCCATTCACCTTCCAGTCCCTGAATCACCTTCCACTTTGGTGGAGATAACATGATCCAAACCCCCATCTTGATAAAAAtataagctttagaaacaaagGCTTTCTCAAGTGCAGACGTGGGTTTGAGCATGTTGGATTTGAGATGGTAGCAAGACAGACAGATGCAATCATCCAAGAATTGGTAAAAAATCTGGTTCTGGAAATCCAAAGCAAGAGTAGGACTAGAGGAAACTTTGGAAATCAGGGAGAGGATGAGCTTACACAGAAGTTGCCATAAGTGTGTCTTAAATAAAAGACAGACCAAGGCACAGAGTGAATACACAAATTGGCAGAAATTCAACAGCTCAAAATAATACCTATTTCACATCAGTTCCCTTCATCGGTCAATACTTTCCAGAATTACATTCTCCTCTACTCTACCAGTTAAGGTTTCTCCAAAGACCTCAAACTCTCCAGGATAGACTGTTCTCCTTTAAACTTTGAAATGGTTTTcaaagcatttctttttcctacCTTCAAGATCAAACTCCCATAAAGTCAGTTGCTCTCTGCCTGTCCTGCCTTTAAAGCCTCCCCAAAGCAAGTGGAGGCCATCCAGTGACAACTCAGAGAGCCTTGATGACCTGAGTTTGAGGTGGCTGGCAATTATTCTCAGAAGATAAAATTGAGGATAGGTTGGTACAACAATAAGGCTTTAGAATCTCCTATATAAATCTCCCATATTTTAGTTTTACACCAGATTATGACATTTATATTATTCAGAATGACGACTAAAGCCATCTAACCCTGCTACAGTTATGGTGGAACAGATAACAGGCTTTGGGGGGACACAACGAGTCATTTATATTAACAAActatggtgctgctgctaagtcacttcagtcgtgtccgactctgtgtgaccccatagacggcagcccaccaggctcccccatccctgggattctccaggcaagaacactggagtgggttgccatttccttctccaatgcattaaagtgaaaagttaaagggaagttgctcagtcgtgtccgactcttcgcaaccccatggactgcagcccaccaggctcctctgtccatgggattttccaggcaagagtactggagtggggtgccatcgccttctctgacaaACCATGATACCTCAACCTAATTTTGTTGCTGACTTTTAAAAGTAGACTTTTGAAAAGTCCCTTATCTTTACTCACTACTCCCACTACAGACATAACATGTTGGAAAGGGCTCTCCAGGTAGGAACATCGGGGTCTGACTCTGTTCTGCCCAATACTTGGCCTTGACCAAGTTTCTACttctgaacctcagcttcccTACTGATACACTGGAGACAATCCTACCTAATTTCATGATACCTTATAATTCTCACAAATAACCTTGCATGGAAGTTGTACATAGGTACTTTACTTTCTTCCAggcattctttctttaaaaagtagattATTAGAGCCTAAAAGCATGTAACAAACTACCTTTGTAAATTTGAGATTGTATGTTGACAAGACAATGTAAATCTGCAATTACAAAAACAGTAAGTGAAGTAATCGTATTCTTGAGTTGGTGGGATGACCATAAATGATTAAACAAGGAATACTTGGAGAGGACAGACATGCTGGTTGGGGACTTTGAAACAGGGAAATCTTGGAAGGTAGTAGGCTATAAAGTTGCCCAGGGGACCCAGAGTCCAATCTACACCACAACCACTGTCTTTCCCCTGAAGAAGGCTGAAAGAATTAATTAGTATCTATACCCAGCTTTATGTCGGTCAAGAACAAACTTCTCCCTGGGCTCTGTTCAGATCAGGCCAGATGATCATGGATGACttaaaaaattccatttattcACCTCTAAATATAATAAAACTAAGAGTTCTGCACAAACATTTTAAGAGGACTTCAAGTTCGTTCCCACTGCTATGTTCACTGAAGTCagttctcttttgtttctgtagCCTCTGTATCTGTTTTCTGAGCCGCTAAGAGGACTTCTCGTGCCCGTTTCCGTCGCAGCCTCTCAGCATTTGTGATCACCATCGGGTGCAGAGGGAAAAAGCCAGAAAGACCTAAAAGTAACAGGATTTTCATTCATTATAACAATACAAACTAATGTTTACCTGGGAACTCAGTCTCAGTGAACTGAAGTCTAACAGAGATTTGATCCAAGACAAAGATTCAAAACAAATTCCTCACTTGCCAAAATGTTTTCACCTCTTCCCCCAGCTCCCTTCCTTCCATTTACTGCAAGATCACAATGGATGTTGTCTACTTCTTATCACTATTTTCCTTATTTGAAAAAATCATCAACTGACAGTCATGCAAGACACACCattccccttcttttttttttagcataaaatCTCAGTCATCCAAAAAGTCTCATGAAGTCTCTACAAAAGGAATCTCCAGATTTCAACTGGCAACTAGATCAATTTCAGTTCTCCCTCCAGTCCTGATTAGCCTGGAGATAGTGAAAATCATTCTTAATTCTCATCATCTTGGAAATGACTTCAATTTAAAATCCCCTCAAAGAGGTAAGGCTTAGCTGAGTTACCCAGAAGCTTTTCCACAGGCTTTGAGAGGTGGGCTCCACAGCCAATCCAATGCCGGATCCGGTCCAGGTTGAGAGCAACAAGTTTCTCTCCATGACTGTTGGGCATTGGATCATAGGAGCCCAGCTGCTCTACGAAACGGCCATCCCTGGGACACTTGTTGTGAGCAGCCACGATGCGGTAGAAAGGCCTGTTGGTACAGCCACCGAGCGCAAGGCGGATGGTTAAGTGGCCTCCACGGTAGGCCTTGCAAAGGACAGTAGCTGTAGACAAATAAGTGGTTAAGACACAAGAATCGAGAGCACAAAatgcagaaaaggaaatgagacaACCCCCTTCACCCACTGAAatgtccttgctgctgctgcttagtcgctttagtcgtgtccaactctgtacgaccctatggactgcagccaaccaggatcctgtccatgggattctctaggcagactattggagtgggttgcccgtgtcctccaccaggggatcttcccgatccaggaatcgaaccagggtctcctgcactgcaggcagattctttacctctgagccaccagggaagcccaaaatgtccTTTCTTTCAACCAATTCTTGTCAGTCTGACTCAGAAACCCTTTCTTTGTGAAACTCCTCTTAAACACTCCAGCTATACCCATCGCACTCAACCCAGGCCTGATATTTACTGTCTCTGGAACAAGCTGAAGCCCGGCTGCCTCATCTAGAAAATGAACGCCATTTATCTCAAAGGAGTTCAGCGAAAACTTTAAAAGCGAACAAGAAAACCACTGAGGGCAGAATCAAACGTGTGCAGTTTCAGGTACGGACTGTCTCTAGCTCGTCTAGGAGAGCGCAGCTCCAGTCAGTCCACACTCCCTCTTAATCCCCACGACCGCCCGGAAGGTCTCCCGAGGCCCCCAGCACTCACTGAGCTGGACCATGGCGCAACCGGCGGGCCCCGGGGCCTGTGCGCCAGTTGCGACGCCTCGGAGCTTCCCGGAGCCGGAGCGAATCCGCTCTACAGCCTCCGGCTGCGCGAACAACCCGCCAGAAAGCTCAGCGCTGAAGAACCGCGGACTTCGACACTCCTACACCCGCGGCCAGGCACCATGGTACCGGAAGCGAGTGGTCCACTCGCCCCGCCTCTTCCGGCCCTTTCCCTGCACTTCCGTAACACAACACGGAGAGCCCTAAGGTATCTTAACTGCCCCAAAGAAGGAGCGGTACAACTTGGGACTGCCCTGCGAGCCGAGCCCGGTGGGATCTCCCGCCCTCACTGCCCTGTGGGTCTCTGCCCAAGGGAGGAATGCTGGGAGAATACCGGGAAGgggggaagtgaaagtgttagtcactcagccgtgtccgactctttgcgaccctacgcatcgtaccccgccaggctcctgggtccatgggatttcccaggcaagaatactggagtgggttgcattcttCCCTcaaggggatattcctgacccagggatcaaacccgggtatTACCTATTGCGGCAAATTTTTTACCGCTTTGAGACCAGCAGAGAAGGCCACCATCTAGATGTTTTCCGAGCACCAGTTAGGACCTAGGCGCAGTGCCAGAGAACGCAAAGATGAAAGAGGGCTGTCCTTGCCCCTAGGCAGCTGACAGTCCTGGGGTGAGCAGAAGAGAAGGTGAATCTGGTAATTCCTCAGGACGACTTCATAAAGGAGGTAGCATTAGGGCTGAAACTAGAGAAGAACTATAAATGAATGATTTTGTCCTGTGTTTACCAATGTGCCTCTCACTTTCCctcctgtttttccatgtccctCTTATTCTCTCAGTgtcctcctttaaaaaataaagacaggaagcctttatttttggttttgctgtGCACTGATCCAAGAGGACAAGGGTGAGGTATGGTTCCAGTTTTACATCTGTTACATAGTAATGGATTCTTCATAGAGCCCTTGTGATTTACATCCATCAAGATACTGTCAGCAAAGACCACTTGATTCAGCTTCTCTGTTCACTGTTAGATCTGGGCACAACTCATGTGCTCTTTGCCCTAATGCAGTGACCCAGCACAGCATTCTTCCTTTCCACCCACCTTAGAAAATGATGCCTTAATTCCTAAGTTCCAGTAAGTGAACCTGGTCACAGACCTTAGCAGTTGACTTCCTACAGGAGTAATTCTGATAAGCTTTCACTAATAATTAACATACTATACCttacttacatacacacacacacaaatagttaTATTCTTATGTATATCTCAGCATACAATAACAGATGAATTCTGAgttttttatttagatttttttctattgcCATCCAGTTAACTGTCAAACAGTAAAACATCCAGTAACAATAGCCATTCAGTAAGacaatggaaataaatgaatgggtaTCAGTTATATTGatgatcatttctttctttatcccCAGTCTTCATTCTGGTGAAACATCCAGGGtttaatttttcttgaaaagaaaGGAGCTCAGCATCCCATACAGAAAATTCTTCAGGTAGAAGGATGTCAGAAAGATGGATTTCCAAAGCCAACTGTCTCCTGAACCATGTGGAGCTCTGCAAGCAGATTCTCATCTTTCAATTTTAACTGCATAAGAGGTAGAAGGGAAGAACACATACGTCACGCCTGACATAGCTATGTGGAGGCTCCTTATTTGTGGGGCCACAGCTAAAGAACATAGTTCCTCAGGTTGGAATTGACTCTTCCTATATTCTCTGTTTCATGGTAACTCCATTAAAAAGTCTCAGAACACTGTGCTGGTTACATGGAAGTGTTCACTTTACAAAAATTTACATAGTATGAATGCTCAcaatttgtacatttttttgtgtaaaaaaaagtttatttttaaaaagtttacccTAATACCCAAATATATTCTTAACTAATGTATAATACTGTTTGGCAGGCGAGAGAcaggaataaaatacataggaatcaAAACCATTagatttgaatttaattttaaagtctCAATGTGTAATGGACACATCTGGTTGCCTACAaatccactctcttcttttactaacaaaatcttcatttcttttcaggacAGCAATGTAAGCAACTAAAAAGCAACAGAGTAGCAGCAGCTAACAGTAATTTCAATTGTGATCAATGAAATGTAAGCTCAAGTCACATCTCTTTAAAGGGAGGTGAAATAGCTAGTGTGGCCCTTTTGTCCTTTGCCTACTTTGTTCTTTACTATGCTTGAAATATGCATGTGATAGCTTGAGGTGCAATGGCTGTCTTGCAACTGTGAGGGCTGGAAACTTCATGTTATGACTGGtgaagcagaaagaaagaggTTGGGTTTCTGTTAACACTGTGGAGCTGTGGTACCAGTATGTTCTGGACTTTTCATtagatgagaaaaaataaaactcctaATTTGTTTAAGCCACTGGCTTCCAAGTCACATTATTTGCAATCATAACCAATAGACTAGACCAGGGATTCACAAGCAATAGCTCATGAGCCAAATCTAGCCTGCTGCCTGTTTTTGTTAAGTAAAGTTTTACTCGAAATACAGCTGTGCTCATTGGTTTGCATATTGTCTGTAGCTGCTTTTGCACTACAAGGGCACAGTGTGGTAGCTACAAGAGAGACCATGTGGCCCACAAATCCTATTttgccctttacagaaaaatttgCTGACTGCTGGACTAGAACACCACCTTCATTTTGTATGTGAGGATAATGAGGCCCATAGGGGGTAAAAAAAAGATCTCCCACGGTAATATGTGGGTTATGGCAAAGATGGTTAAGAAAGTCCTCTAGAAAAATCTTCGTATCGTGAAATGCTGTGAAGTCAAGTCTTGAATTAAGCCAGCACCTTCCTCCTAGCATTCCCAATGTCAGTATACTACAAATAGCAAAGGTATCTGCATCATACCTTCATCGTGTACTTGTAGGCCTGCTCAGCTTCCAGTTGCCGTCCAGCCTGAAAAAACAGCACAATTTAGTGATGAAGACATACCATAATCATTAAACGGAGAAGGCACACTGCCGCCATTGCTGCCTAAAGCAGAAGATTCCACAGCTTCTTGGTTAAGAACCTCTGAATGAAAAGCGGAAGCAGGAAAATGAAAGGTGGTGGGGAAACCAGATagtaaatataatatatacttataaataaatatatacatatatatattcctccTTCATTTTAAATAGCTGAAAGACAActaggcctttttttttcttcctgaaagcaCCATAAGTCATTTGTTCCTCTTAGTATTTAAGCTATTCTGTTAATATTAGCTAACACACATAGCACTTGCTTTGTAGTTTACATTGTTTTAATCACTTACACTTTTAAAGTGCTTTACTTTCATATATACCactattatttacatttatattgtaTATCATTTACATGCCACTATTATTTATAATTCCCAGTTTACAGATAGAGAAGTCTGGGCACAGAAAAGATAAATAACTTGCCAGGGTTATTAAGCTAGTAAGTGGAGGAGCCGGGTATTGAAACAATacagcctggctccagagtccaagTTTTTAACTGCTAAAATTTATCCCATCGTGGAAGAAGCAGATACTGGCATTACTTGCATGTAGATCTGGATATGAAGGGAGAATACTACTTCTCCTAGTTACTTCTTGTATGAAGTACTCATGTAAgacttaaatgagataatatgacTTCACTAATAGACTTCActcagcatctgttggatcatcaaaaaagcatgagagAGTTCCCaagaaacatctgctttattgatgatgccaaagcctttgatggtgtggatcacaacgaactatggaaaattctgaaagagatgggaataccagaccacctgacctgcctcctgagaaatcttatgcaggtcaaaaagcaacagttagaactgcacatggaacaacagactggttccaaattgggaaaggagtatgtcaaggctgtatattgtcagttcagttcagttcagtcgctcagtcgtatctgactctttgtgaccccatagactgcagcacgcctggcctccttgtccaacaccaactcccagagcctacccaaactcatgtccattgaattggtgatgccatccaaccatctcatcctctgtcgtccccttctcct
This genomic window contains:
- the DNAJC9 gene encoding dnaJ homolog subfamily C member 9 isoform X3 produces the protein MGLLELCEELFGTADLYQVLGVRREASDSEVRRGYHKVSLQVHPDRVGEGDKEDATRRFQILGKVYSVLSDKEQRTLYDEQGTVDEDSDVLSQDRDWEAYWRLLFKKISLEDIQAFEKTYKGSEEELTDIKQAYLDFKGDMDQIMESVLCVQYTEEPRIRHIIQQAIDAGEVPSYNAFVKESKQKMNARKRRAQEEAKEAEMSRKELGLDEGVDNLKAAIQELVH
- the DNAJC9 gene encoding dnaJ homolog subfamily C member 9 isoform X2, yielding MGLLELCEELFGTADLYQVLGVRREASDSEVRRGYHKVSLQVHPDRVGEGDKEDATRRFQILGKVYSVLSDKEQRTLYDEQGTVDEDSDVLSQDRDWEAYWRLLFKKISLEDIQAFEKTYKGSEEELTDIKQAYLDFKGDMDQIMESVLCVQYTEEPRIRHIIQQAIDAGEVPSYNAFVKESKQKMNARKRRAQEEAKEAEMSRKELGLDEGVDNLKAAIQFYHRFQKFCF
- the DNAJC9 gene encoding dnaJ homolog subfamily C member 9 isoform X1, with amino-acid sequence MGLLELCEELFGTADLYQVLGVRREASDSEVRRGYHKVSLQVHPDRVGEGDKEDATRRFQILGKVYSVLSDKEQRTLYDEQGTVDEDSDVLSQDRDWEAYWRLLFKKISLEDIQAFEKTYKGSEEELTDIKQAYLDFKGDMDQIMESVLCVQYTEEPRIRHIIQQAIDAGEVPSYNAFVKESKQKMNARKRRAQEEAKEAEMSRKELGLDEGVDNLKAAIQSRQKDRQKEMDNFLAQMEAKYCKPSKRGGKKTTLKKEKK